A single region of the Brachypodium distachyon strain Bd21 chromosome 3, Brachypodium_distachyon_v3.0, whole genome shotgun sequence genome encodes:
- the LOC104584090 gene encoding uncharacterized protein LOC104584090, protein MAAAGAVSARLRRSTRTQDDYEVLVAGRTVLATVTASPAVARRWIYTTLWRGRQRLNSGKGLTVGMGVQWTPPFLGSSSDDESESSDEESESEPRPGTVQLCSGQRCLVFQIAQAAKYADDGATPAVLRRFLDDPRVAFVGFGSDCRKLGAHHGLEVRCTRELRAVTGMGNTSMERMAERLLGSGGVKKARRVGVSRWDARELSEEQVK, encoded by the coding sequence atggccgccgccggagccgttTCAGCGCGGCTCCGTCGCTCCACGCGGACACAAGACGACTACGAGGTGCTCGTCGCGGGGCGCACCGTCCTCGCCACCGTCACGGCGAGCCCAGCCGTCGCGCGCCGCTGGATCTACACCACGCTCTGGCGGGGCCGCCAGCGCCTCAACTCCGGCAAGGGGCTCACCGTCGGCATGGGCGTTCAGTGGACGCCTCCTTtcctcggctcctcctccgacgacgaATCAGAGTCCTCTGACGAGGAATCAGAGTCCGAGCCGCGGCCGGGCACGGTGCAGCTTTGCAGCGGGCAGCGCTGTCTGGTGTTCCAGATCGCGCAGGCGGCCAAATATGCAGACGACGGTGCGACCCCCGCCGTGCTCCGGCGCTTCCTGGACGACCCGCGCGTGGCCTTCGTGGGCTTCGGGTCCGACTGCCGCAAGCTCGGCGCCCACCACGGGCTGGAGGTCAGGTGCACCAGGGAACTGCGCGCCGTGACCGGCATGGGGAACACCTCCATGGAGCGCATGGCGGAGCGGCTCCTCGGGTCGGGCGGGGTGAAGAAGGCCAGGCGGGTCGGCGTCAGCAGGTGGGACGCCCGCGAGCTCTCCGAGGAGCAGGTCAAGTAA